The following are encoded together in the Citrus sinensis cultivar Valencia sweet orange chromosome 1, DVS_A1.0, whole genome shotgun sequence genome:
- the LOC107178397 gene encoding uncharacterized protein LOC107178397 → MRPNNKLIKFLAVFLIVIVLMSPIAAAQRGGGGGGGGGRGGGGSGGGGGSRGGGGGGSRPIGGGTPTRGGGRPVNGGTPAGGGRIPIGGGTVTRGGGNGNAGGSSGVGRGREFVVFSLKTESWKKGNLPWEIVSLAKAQSGILVNEALRWKIEYACLESIVLFSALMQSSVTFATTYKQFRTFLPPKCIGKELDIGAFGGVLCVLLNHDGGYFEMWTMEDGQKQNWIKLIDE, encoded by the exons ATGAGGCCTAATAACAAGCTCATTAAGTTCTTGGCAGTCTTCCTCATAGTGATCGTCCTCATGTCACCTATAGCTGCTGCTCAACGTGGTGGCGGTGGCGGTGGCGGAGGTGGTCGAGGAGGCGGAGGCAGTGGCGGCGGTGGAGGCAGCCGAGGAGGAGGAGGCGGAGGAAGTAGACCAATTGGTGGAGGCACACCAACCAGAGGTGGAGGTAGGCCAGTCAATGGAGGCACACCTGCCGGCGGAGGAAGAATACCGATTGGTGGAGGCACAGTTACCCGCGGTGGCGGAAATGGAAACGCAGGAGGAAGCTCTGGTGTTGGTAGAG GAAGGGAATTTGTGGTCTTTTCACTGAAAACAGAATCCTGGAAGAAGGGCAATCTCCCCTGGGAAATTGTTTCTCTTGCTAAGGCACAGTCAGGGATTTTGGTGAATGAAGCTCTCCGTTGGAAGATAGAATATGCCTGTTTAGAAagcattgttttgttttcagCTTTGATGCAATCCTCCGTTACGTTTGCAACTACATATAAGCAGTTTCGTACTTTTCTACCACCTAAATGTATAGGCAAAGAACTTGATATTGGTGCTTTTGGCGGTGTCCTTTGTGTCCTTCTTAATCATGATGGAGGCTATTTTGAAATGTGGACAATGGAAGACGGCCAGAAGCAAAATTGGATTAAGTTGATTGATGAGTAA